One Aegilops tauschii subsp. strangulata cultivar AL8/78 chromosome 7, Aet v6.0, whole genome shotgun sequence genomic window carries:
- the LOC109746062 gene encoding putative disease resistance RPP13-like protein 1 gives MEASIAAVTGELVSRFISFLMNKYHSLSHAQSEKVVDRLQHLLMRVSIVVEEADGRYITNSGMILQLKMLSDAMYRGHRTLDTLRYQTLQDSADSSSSSLHLSIPSKRSRTKTENDDKAMRLESEGALESLEIAVANMVEFVMLLGGCERMSRRPYDTYLYTNNFMFSRHAEKQKLLRFLLEHNDSRGDHAPAVLPIIGGGGVGKKALVAHVCGDEQVRSRFSSILHLNGDNLLAILDHGRTMFGMMLVVIEFASDVVDNDWGKFHSFLIRMSRGSKIIIISKLKRLARFGSVQPIFLSVLSYDELRYLFKTLAFGSVDPAEHPQLVQIADEFTRELHSVRGSLVEINVFTDALRRNHHAQFWRCILDKGMKMVKRNLSSYGLHPNKLIEQGRPVDITDLALHPLSLLPYTLKEESPSVTLGDLLADPSVRPEGDFTLIAWKSRIPPHRSYLHCVTSRAQDVHEGGALPARKRRGLPI, from the coding sequence ATGGAGGCTTCCATAGCTGCGGTTACAGGTGAATTGGTGAGTCGTTTCATCTCCTTCCTGATGAACAAGTACCACTCCTTGAGCCATGCACAATCAGAGAAGGTGGTGGACAGATTGCAGCACCTCCTGATGAGAGTCAGCATCGTCGTCGAGGAGGCTGATGGGCGGTACATAACCAACTCTGGGATGATATTGCAGCTCAAGATGCTCTCAGATGCCATGTACAGAGGACACCGCACGCTGGACACCTTGAGGTACCAAACACTCCAAGATAGCGCCGACTCATCTAGCAGTAGCTTGCATTTATCCATTCCTTCCAAGCGTTCTCGAACAAAAACTGAGAATGATGACAAGGCCATGCGCCTCGAGTCAGAAGGTGCCTTGGAAAGCTTAGAAATTGCAGTTGCTAACATGGTAGAATTTGTTATGCTCCTGGGTGGATGCGAGCGCATGTCTCGTAGGCCATATGATACTTATCTTTACACCAACAACTTCATGTTCAGCCGACATGCCGAAAAGCAAAAGCTCTTGAGATTCTTGTTGGAGCACAACGACTCTCGTGGTGATCATGCACCGGCAGTTCTTCCGATCATAGGTGGTGGTGGAGTTGGGAAGAAGGCATTGGTTGCTCATGTTTGTGGCGACGAACAGGTTCGCTCACGCTTCTCCTCTATTTTGCACTTGAATGGAGACAACCTATTGGCGATACTTGACCATGGAAGGACCATGTTTGGGATGATGTTGGTCGTTATTGAGTTTGCTTCTGATGTAGTTGACAATGACTGGGGAAAATTTCACTCATTCCTCATAAGAATGAGCAGAGGAAGCAAAATCATCATCATAAGTAAACTCAAAAGATTAGCCAGGTTTGGATCTGTGCAACCTATTTTCCTAAGTGTTCTATCTTATGACGAGTTGAGGTACCTCTTCAAGACACTGGCATTCGGGAGCGTAGACCCTGCCGAACATCCACAACTAGTACAAATTGCAGATGAGTTTACCAGGGAGTTGCATAGTGTCCGAGGTTCACTTGTTGAAATAAATGTGTTCACGGATGCATTGAGAAGGAATCATCATGCTCAGTTTTGGCGTTGCATATTGGACAAGGGGATGAAAATGGTTAAAAGAAACCTGTCAAGCTATGGTTTGCATCCAAACAAGCTTATAGAACAAGGTCGTCCAGTGGACATAACAGACCTTGCTTTGCATCCGCTTAGCTTGCTACCTTACACACTCAAGGAGGAATCACCAAGTGTGACACTGGGGGACCTTCTAGCAGATCCTAGTGTTAGACCAGAAGGAGACTTCACTCTAATTGCATGGAAATCAAGGATACCCCCTCATAGATCATATCTTCATTGTGTTACAAGTCGTGCTCAGGATGTACATGAAGGTGGTGCCTTGCCAGCGAGGAAGCGACGAGGACTGCCAATCTGA
- the LOC109776389 gene encoding putative F-box protein At1g47765: MGITLSSMQRRLQQARDLLLQIPWRKTPQATLPSDVIFDILSRVPAKSMCRFRIRCVSRECRDRISDPVFIAAAQKRRPPEQLLVVGSDRDMSLRLVDMDGSVVRVIDGMSRRWVPVSTSPDGFVCVTTGFSKDDNLAGVIDLTTMKMPVTHLKSDRAWGYGRAVTSGAYKMVRLGFHHCEVLTVGDDEGWRRRKCPPFRFDG; the protein is encoded by the coding sequence ATGGGGATCACGCTCTCGTCGATGCAACGCCGTCTTCAACAGGCACGCGATCTGCTGTTGCAGATTCCGTGGAGAAAGACGCCGCAGGCCACCTTGCCGAGCGACGTCATCTTCGACATCCTCTCCAGGGTCCCGGCCAAGTCCATGTGCCGGTTCCGAATCCGATGCGTGTCCAGGGAGTGCCGTGACCGCATCTCCGACCCCGTCTTCATCGCCGCCGCGCAGAAGCGCCGCCCGCCCGAGCAGCTCCTCGTCGTCGGCTCCGACCGCGACATGTCATTGCGGCTGGTTGATATGGACGGCAGCGTTGTCAGGGTGATCGATGGCATGAGCAGGCGTTGGGTACCGGTGTCCACGAGTCCTGACGGCTTCGTGTGCGTCACAACCGGCTTTTCCAAGGACGACAACCTCGCCGGGGTGATCGACCTCACCACCATGAAGATGCCTGTCACCCACCTGAAAAGCGACAGAGCCTGGGGCTACGGTCGCGCCGTCACATCTGGCGCTTACAAGATGGTGCGTCTCGGATTCCACCACTGCGAGGTCTTAACTGTAGGAGATGATGAAGGGTGGAGGCGGAGGAAATGTCCCCCGTTCCGTTTCGACGGCTAA